From one Catharus ustulatus isolate bCatUst1 chromosome 1, bCatUst1.pri.v2, whole genome shotgun sequence genomic stretch:
- the ABCB5 gene encoding ATP-binding cassette sub-family B member 5 isoform X2, with product MKDYSANSTEQDLPDPESGSKGCDGPSFQHEEHVEQVDQLEPKKKKKEDKKPEKRMVGILELFRYADGVDVLLMIVGLVAAAANGTGMPLMIILFGEMTNSFVLSGIQSNDTSVNSSSCPSHPGVDIEGEMTKFAYYYTAIGFAVLILSIIQVWTFMVTAARQTTRIRQKFFFAVLHQEMAWFDTTQIGTLNTRLTDDINTIREGIGDKISIFLQFFSTFVSGLIIGFIYGWKLALVVLSVSPLLAASAAFWSTLMASLTAKELSAYAKAGAVAEEILTAIRTVVAFNGQKKALEKYDANLEMAKRVGVQKSIITNTCLGLSQFFIFGSYGLAFWYGTKLTAEDPHYDLTRVLIVFFSVLIGAFSLGQAAPNLESVANARGAAYEVYKIINKKRLIDSSSKEGYKPDKLVGEIEFRNIHFSYPSRPDVKILKGLNLKVQTGKTIALVGASGCGKSTTVQLLQRFYDPDQGEITLDGRDIRTLNTKWLRENIGIVSQEPVLFATTIAENIRYGREDISDAEIERAAKEANAFDFISRLPDKFNTMVGERGAQLSGGQKQRIAIARALARNPKILLLDEATSALDTQSESIVQAALDKARAGRTTIVIAHRLSTIRTADTIAGFEKGVVIEQGTHSELMLQKGIYYSLVMQQGCGNDVQDDGTSEDSEGTGPEEYEEKNHMEELILQDHFETSVIPERGSIRRRSSRYKSKRRSSKNPFGKKKKKKEVEEENLPAVPYLKILALNKPECFSVLLGMIAAAVIGAVNPTFAVIFGKIIGAFQETDPEKRSKNTVVLSLIFLLLGVIILAAYIIQGIMFGKSGEALTMRLRSLSFRALLQQEIGWYDDQRNAVGILLTRLATDASQVKGATGSRLALMTMTVVTLVTAIVVAFVYSWQLTLLVLACIPFVAGANAVNASSMAGHAAEDQKALEEAGRISTETVENIRTVASLTKEEAFYERYVASLNHTYRKSLKKAPFYGFAYGIAQCSEYFIHAAAFRFGAWLIANCLTNFENVFIVFSAVVFAAMNVGQSSSMAPDYGKARISAQRIFQLLDKKPLIDSYSEQEPF from the exons ATGAAGGACTATTCTGCAAATTCCACGGAACAGGACCTCCCTGATCCTG aatctgGAAGCAAGGGGTGTGATGGTCCTTCTTTCCAGCATGAAGAACATGTAGAACAAGTTGACCAGTTAGAGCCCAAGAAGAAAAA GAAGGAAGATAAGAAGCCAGAGAAACGAATGGTTGGCATTCTTGAATTG TTTCGCTATGCTGATGGGGTGGATGTCCTGTTGATGATAGTTGGTTTGGTCGCAGCGGCTGCAAATGGTACTGGAATGCCACTTATGATTATTCTCTTTGGAGAGATGACAAACAGCTTTGTGCTAAGTGGCATACAATCCAATG aCACTTCAGTAAACAGTTCCAGCTGCCCATCACACCCAGGCGTGGATATAGAAGGTGAAATGACAAA GTTTGCTTACTACTATACAGCAATTGGCTTTGCTGTGCTTATCCTGAGCATCATCCAGGTGTGGACATTTATGGTTACCGCGGCAAGGCAAACCACAAGGATCCGGCAGAAGTTCTTTTTTGCAGTGCTCCATCAGGAGATGGCTTGGTTTGATACTACCCAGATAGGAACACTGAACACCAGACTGACAGA TGACATCAACACCATCCGCGAAGGCATCGGAGACAAGATCAGtatatttctgcagtttttttccACGTTTGTGTCAGGGCTTATTATAGGATTCATCTATGGGTGGAAGCTGGCATTGGTGGTTTTGTCAGTCAGCCCACTTCTTGCTGCATCAGCAGCATTTTGGTCAACT CTCATGGCTTCCCTTACTGCTAAAGAGCTGTCTGCTTATgccaaagcaggagctgtggcagaaGAAATTTTGACAGCAATCAGGACTGTTGTAGCTTTCAATGGACAGAAGAAAGCATTAGAGAA ATATGATGCAAACTTAGAGATGGCTAAACGTGTTGGAGTGCAAAAATCCATTATCACTAACACATGTCTAGGTCTTTcacaatttttcatctttggaTCCTATGGCCTTGCATTTTGGTATGGAACCAAGCTCACTGCTGAGGATCCACATTACGACCTCACCCGTGTGTTGATT GTGTTCTTCTCTGTGCTTATTGGAGCTTTCTCCCTGGGCCAGGCAGCTCCTAACCTGGAGTCTGTGGCCAATGCACGTGGGGCTGCCTATGAAGTATATAAGATTATCAATAAG AAACGGCTCATCGATAGCAGTTCTAAGGAAGGTTACAAGCCAGACAAACTCGTAGGAGAAATTGAATTCAGAAATATCCATTTCAGTTACCCTTCTAGACCTGATGTTAAA ATCCTCAAAGGTCTGAACTTGAAAGTTCAAACTGGGAAGACCATTGCTTTAGTTGGTGCCAGTGGCTGTGGAAAAAGCACTACTGTTCAGTTGCTGCAGAGATTCTATGATCCTGACCAGGGAGAA ATTACCTTAGATGGTCGGGATATTCGGACCCTTAATACAAAGTGGCTACGAGAAAATATTGGCATTGTGAGCCAAGAGCCTGTTTTGTTTGCAACCACAATAGCAGAGAACATTCGCTATGGCAGAGAAGACATTTCTGATGCTGAAATTGAGCGAGCAGCCAAGGAGGCCAATGCTTTTGACTTTATATCTAGACTGCCTGAT AAATTTAACACCATGGTGGGTGAAAGAGGGGCTCAGCTGAGTGGAGGCCAGAAGCAACGAATAGCTATTGCCCGTGCCCTAGCAAGAAATCCCAAGATTCTTCTTCTGGATGAAGCTACATCTGCATTAGATACTCAGAGTGAATCCATAGTGCAGGCAGCTCTTGATAAG GCTCGGGCTGGTCGTACCACCATTGTGATTGCTCACAGACTGTCCACCATCAGGACTGCTGACACTATTGCTGGATTTGAGAAAGGTGTTGTGATTGAGCAGGGGACACACAGTGAACTGATGCTGCAGAAAGGCATCTACTATTCCCTTGTAATGCAGCAG GGTTGTGGCAATGATGTTCAAGATGATGGCACATCAGAAGATAGTGAAGGCACAGGACCTGAggaatatgaggaaaaaaatcatatggAAGAGCTGATTCTTCAAGATCATTTTGAAACATCTGTGATACCAGAGAGAGGCAGCATTCGAAGAAGATCCAGCAGATATAAGAGCAAGAGGAGGTCATCTAAAAATCCctttggaaaaaagaagaaaaaaaaggaggtggaG GAAGAAAATCTCCCTGCAGTGCCTTACCTAAAAATCCTGGCTCTGAACAAACCTGAGTGTTTCTCTGTACTGCTGGGAatgattgctgctgctgtcataGGTGCAGTCAATCCTACATTTGCTGTTATATTTGGAAAAATCATTGGG GCTTTTCAAGAAACAGATCCagaaaaaaggagtaaaaacaCTGTGGTGCtttctttaatatttcttttacttGGAGTGATTATCTTAGCAGCATACATAATCCAA ggaaTCATGTTTGGGAAGTCTGGGGAAGCCCTAACAATGAGGCTGCGCTCTTTGTCCTTCAGGGCATTACTTCAGCAG GAGATTGGATGGTATGATGACCAGAGAAATGCTGTTGGTATTCTTCTAACTCGTCTTGCTACAGACGCTTCCCAAGTTAAAGGC GCAACTGGAAGTCGACTTGCACTGATGACTATGACTGTCGTTACCCTTGTGACTGCCATCGTTGTTGCATTTGTGTATAGCTGGCAGCTAACTTTGCTTGTCCTGGCCTGCATTCCTTTTGTTGCTGGTGCAAATGCTGTGAATGCCAGCTCTAtggctggccatgctgcagAAGACCAAAAAGCTTTGGAAGAGGCTGGAAGA ATTTCAACAGAAACAGTTGAAAACATAAGAACTGTAGCTTCACTGACCAAGGAAGAAGCATTTTATGAAAGATATGTGGCTAGTTTGAATCATACATatag aaaatctctgaaaaaagCCCCTTTCTATGGATTTGCCTATGGAATAGCTCAGTGTTCAGAGTACTTTATTCATGCAGCAGCCTTCAGATTTGGAGCATGGCTCATTGCTAATTGTCTGACCAACTTTGAAAACGTATTTAT AGTCTTCTCTGCTGTCGTGTTTGCAGCTATGAATGTTGGTCAGTCTTCTTCCATGGCACCAGACTATGGCAAAGCTCGAATATCAGCCCAAAGAATCTTTCAGCTTTTGGACAAAAAACCTCTTATTGACAGTTACAGTGAACAAG AGCCATTTTGA